In Campylobacter vulpis, a genomic segment contains:
- a CDS encoding type II toxin-antitoxin system RelE family toxin has translation MPYNIEYHKDFIKFLKKHQDIQAKVFESFETIAQNPYEAKLDIKKLQGKANSRGDIYK, from the coding sequence ATGCCCTATAACATAGAGTATCACAAGGATTTTATAAAGTTTTTAAAAAAGCACCAAGACATACAAGCCAAAGTTTTTGAAAGCTTTGAGACAATCGCACAAAATCCTTATGAAGCGAAGCTAGATATTAAAAAACTTCAAGGCAAGGCAAACTCAAGGGGCGATATTTATAAATGA